A single Bacillus alveayuensis DNA region contains:
- a CDS encoding hypothetical protein (product_source=Hypo-rule applied; superfamily=81343; transmembrane_helix_parts=Inside_1_26,TMhelix_27_49,Outside_50_63,TMhelix_64_83,Inside_84_123), giving the protein MKTFYNYLLFRQKSFVYYKFDRLIIPFKTLTAVLIGIFILLFIGSIFLFYQLNTNILSDTSKTYLVLVLVFTFLSSGINTALVSSNKKQKVNNDLNFLLTKPLSPKLILLLKYFERMSLHHSL; this is encoded by the coding sequence ATGAAAACGTTCTACAATTATTTACTATTCAGACAGAAATCCTTTGTATATTACAAATTTGATAGATTAATTATTCCCTTTAAAACTCTTACAGCAGTATTAATAGGGATATTCATTTTGTTGTTTATTGGTAGTATTTTTCTTTTCTATCAATTGAACACAAATATATTAAGTGATACATCAAAAACCTACTTAGTACTTGTATTAGTATTTACTTTTTTGTCATCTGGAATAAATACAGCATTGGTTAGTTCTAATAAAAAACAAAAAGTAAATAATGATTTAAATTTTTTACTAACTAAACCATTATCTCCTAAGCTAATATTGTTGTTAAAGTACTTTGAAAGAATGTCTCTTCACCATAGTTTGTGA